In one window of Dromaius novaehollandiae isolate bDroNov1 chromosome W, bDroNov1.hap1, whole genome shotgun sequence DNA:
- the LOC112982183 gene encoding complement C1q tumor necrosis factor-related protein 3 isoform X2: protein MAEKDFISWHLLALFFLPFCLCQDEYMEPPQTGPQNPDCSTCCRGDFGVRLYQGPPGPPGPPGMPGNHGNNGNNGATGQEGAKGEKGDKGDMGPRGERGHHGPKGEKGYPGIPPELQVAFMASMATHFSNQNSGIIFSSVETNVGNFFDVMTGRFGAPVNGVYFFTFNMMKHEDVEEVYVYLMHNGNTVFSLYSYESKGKADTSGNSAVLKLAKGDEVWLRMGNGALHGDHQRFSTFAGFLLFETK from the exons ATGGCAGAGAAGGATTTCATCAGTTGGCATCTGctggctttattttttcttccattttgcctGTGTCAAGATGAATACATGGAG CCCCCACAAACGGGACCACAGAATCCAGACTGCAGTACCTGCTGCCGTGGCGATTTTGGAGTTCGACTCTACCAAGGGCCCCCAGGACCTCCTGGGCCCCCTGGGATGCCAG GAAATCATGGAAACAATGGAAATAACGGAGCAACGGGCCAGGAAGGAGCCAAAGGTGAGAAAGGAGACAAAGGAGATATGGGACCGAGGGGAGAGCGTGGCCATCATGGACCCAAAGGCGAGAAGGGTTACCCTGGGATTCCCCCAGAGCTGCAG GTTGCATTCATGGCTTCCATGGCTACTCACTTCAGTAACCAGAACAGTGGCATCATCTTCAGTAGTGTCGAAACCAATGTGGGGAATTTCTTTGATGTCATGACTGGTAGATTTGGAGCTCCAGTGAATG GAGTGTACTTCTTCACCTTCAATATGATGAAACATGAAGATGTGGAGGAAGTGTACGTGTACCTGATGCATAATGGCAATACCGTTTTCAGTTTATATAG CTATGAATCAAAAGGGAAAGCAGACACTTCAGGAAACAGTGCGGTGCTAAAACTTGCCAAAGGAGATGAAGTCTGGCTGCGAATGGGAAACGGAGCCCTCCATGGGGACCATCAACGCTTCTCCACCTTTGCCGGGTTTCTTCTttttgaaacaaagtaa
- the LOC112982183 gene encoding complement C1q tumor necrosis factor-related protein 3 isoform X1 — protein sequence MAEKDFISWHLLALFFLPFCLCQDEYMEVSRRSYKPVAKVLQSHHQTGHKGSRSREILKQRSQLIEWTVANSTSTDQKVLRPEVDDVELTTSDRVQPPQTGPQNPDCSTCCRGDFGVRLYQGPPGPPGPPGMPGNHGNNGNNGATGQEGAKGEKGDKGDMGPRGERGHHGPKGEKGYPGIPPELQVAFMASMATHFSNQNSGIIFSSVETNVGNFFDVMTGRFGAPVNGVYFFTFNMMKHEDVEEVYVYLMHNGNTVFSLYSYESKGKADTSGNSAVLKLAKGDEVWLRMGNGALHGDHQRFSTFAGFLLFETK from the exons ATGGCAGAGAAGGATTTCATCAGTTGGCATCTGctggctttattttttcttccattttgcctGTGTCAAGATGAATACATGGAGGTGAGCAGAAGATCTTATAAACCAGTGGCCAAAGTATTGCAAAGTCACCACCAGACTGGCCATAAAGGTTCCAGAAGCAGGGAAATATTGAAACAGCGGAGTCAACTTATAGAGTGGACTGTTGCTAATAGCACTTCTACAGACCAAAAAGTCCTGAGACCAGAGGTAGATGATGTAGAACTGACTACCTCAGATAGAGTCCAG CCCCCACAAACGGGACCACAGAATCCAGACTGCAGTACCTGCTGCCGTGGCGATTTTGGAGTTCGACTCTACCAAGGGCCCCCAGGACCTCCTGGGCCCCCTGGGATGCCAG GAAATCATGGAAACAATGGAAATAACGGAGCAACGGGCCAGGAAGGAGCCAAAGGTGAGAAAGGAGACAAAGGAGATATGGGACCGAGGGGAGAGCGTGGCCATCATGGACCCAAAGGCGAGAAGGGTTACCCTGGGATTCCCCCAGAGCTGCAG GTTGCATTCATGGCTTCCATGGCTACTCACTTCAGTAACCAGAACAGTGGCATCATCTTCAGTAGTGTCGAAACCAATGTGGGGAATTTCTTTGATGTCATGACTGGTAGATTTGGAGCTCCAGTGAATG GAGTGTACTTCTTCACCTTCAATATGATGAAACATGAAGATGTGGAGGAAGTGTACGTGTACCTGATGCATAATGGCAATACCGTTTTCAGTTTATATAG CTATGAATCAAAAGGGAAAGCAGACACTTCAGGAAACAGTGCGGTGCTAAAACTTGCCAAAGGAGATGAAGTCTGGCTGCGAATGGGAAACGGAGCCCTCCATGGGGACCATCAACGCTTCTCCACCTTTGCCGGGTTTCTTCTttttgaaacaaagtaa